A single Anaerolineae bacterium DNA region contains:
- a CDS encoding hybrid sensor histidine kinase/response regulator: MAAVHAQAGGEQQVKVVLEAREAWGETLTAFGAIALVLGHLGTLTAGFADPSRPIFRPLVAPGLIALAGLLALLMRRWPYAVRATVFLALTFGGSLMFDVASALPYVQYLYSLCAFMAGATLGLPAALATAGAGTAAAIAFAGTEVERAALPYTLGALWLSALVSGVAFRSSLAALQMAEAQVAMSWKRARAADVRRGELVAAKKALDSMYALLERTNYELGVAREEAEEARRAKAHFAATISHELRTPLNLIAGFAELMYRHPETYGFDRWPPQLSADIHEVFQTSRHILGMIDDVLDLSRVEANRMPLRLEPTDLTRLIREVCASASGLLRGKNVALRTRLSSLTPELMVDRQRVSQVLLNLIGNAARFTHQGYIEVATEVSDGEVVVAVSDTGTGMSPEDLARVFEEFSQGPISADGGGSGLGLAICRQLVHLHGGRIEAQSEPGSGSTFRFTIPIPGSGKARSRLSYYAPEDWRQPLPAQSPTRTALVVASDEALAAPVSRSLPGYRSVVVNTVDDLATEVASEHPDGIVLVTQEGAPSPPTAEHIWRASGRTDLPILRYEVPSGKERARQELAVSGYLEKPVSRESLLSALRALDPAPKRVLVADDDPGFAALVRRILEAEVGQTVVSVAYSGAEVMQSLCGGSFDTVLLDLVMPEMGGLEVLEQARADAKLSQTRFIITTGSGYADALAGRQPLRLELLKQRSVDRDELGEYVAAMLKACPPDYSRPPSPIEQPRVALATPAS; the protein is encoded by the coding sequence GTGGCGGCAGTTCACGCGCAGGCAGGCGGGGAACAGCAGGTCAAGGTGGTTCTGGAGGCGCGAGAAGCCTGGGGCGAGACCCTTACCGCGTTCGGCGCCATCGCCCTCGTGCTGGGGCACCTGGGTACGCTCACGGCCGGTTTCGCCGACCCGTCTCGGCCCATCTTTCGCCCTTTGGTGGCACCTGGGCTCATCGCCCTGGCCGGGTTGCTGGCGCTCCTGATGCGTCGCTGGCCGTACGCCGTCCGGGCAACCGTCTTCCTTGCCTTGACCTTCGGCGGCTCCCTGATGTTCGACGTCGCCTCCGCTCTGCCCTACGTGCAGTACCTGTACTCGCTCTGTGCCTTCATGGCCGGAGCCACGCTGGGGTTGCCCGCAGCTCTCGCCACCGCCGGCGCTGGTACCGCAGCGGCGATCGCCTTCGCCGGTACCGAGGTCGAGCGAGCCGCCCTCCCCTACACCCTGGGCGCGCTCTGGCTCTCTGCTCTCGTGAGCGGCGTAGCCTTCCGTAGCTCTCTGGCCGCCCTCCAGATGGCGGAAGCCCAGGTGGCCATGTCCTGGAAGCGAGCCCGGGCCGCTGACGTGCGCCGAGGGGAGCTGGTCGCCGCCAAGAAGGCGCTGGACAGCATGTACGCCCTGCTGGAGCGCACCAACTACGAGCTCGGCGTCGCTCGGGAGGAGGCGGAAGAAGCCCGCAGGGCCAAAGCGCACTTCGCCGCCACCATCAGCCACGAACTCCGCACCCCCCTCAACCTCATAGCCGGTTTCGCCGAGCTCATGTACCGGCACCCCGAGACCTACGGCTTCGACCGCTGGCCACCCCAGCTGAGCGCCGACATCCACGAGGTCTTCCAGACCAGCCGCCACATCCTGGGCATGATAGACGACGTGCTCGACCTGTCGCGCGTCGAGGCCAACCGCATGCCCTTGCGCCTCGAACCCACGGACCTCACCCGGCTGATCCGCGAGGTCTGCGCCAGCGCCAGTGGGCTGCTTCGGGGCAAGAATGTCGCCCTGCGCACCAGGCTATCCAGCCTCACGCCCGAGCTGATGGTGGACCGGCAGCGCGTAAGCCAGGTGCTTCTGAACCTGATCGGCAACGCCGCTCGTTTCACCCACCAGGGGTACATCGAGGTGGCCACCGAGGTGAGCGACGGCGAAGTGGTCGTCGCCGTCAGCGACACCGGCACGGGCATGTCACCCGAGGACCTGGCCCGAGTGTTCGAGGAGTTCAGCCAGGGGCCGATCTCGGCCGATGGCGGAGGCTCAGGGCTCGGGCTGGCCATCTGCCGGCAACTGGTCCACCTGCACGGGGGACGCATCGAGGCGCAGAGCGAGCCTGGGAGTGGCAGCACCTTCCGCTTTACCATACCCATCCCCGGCTCGGGCAAGGCACGCTCTCGCCTGTCCTACTACGCTCCCGAGGACTGGCGTCAGCCGCTCCCGGCCCAGTCGCCCACCAGAACGGCCCTCGTCGTCGCTTCCGATGAGGCCCTGGCCGCTCCAGTCTCCAGGTCATTGCCCGGATATCGCTCGGTGGTGGTGAACACCGTTGACGACTTGGCCACCGAAGTCGCGAGCGAGCACCCGGACGGCATCGTGCTGGTGACGCAGGAGGGTGCTCCATCGCCGCCCACTGCCGAGCACATATGGCGCGCCAGCGGCAGGACGGACCTCCCCATCCTCCGGTACGAAGTGCCGTCTGGCAAAGAACGCGCGCGGCAGGAGCTCGCCGTATCCGGCTATCTGGAGAAGCCCGTCTCTCGGGAGAGTCTGCTATCGGCGCTGAGAGCGCTCGACCCCGCCCCCAAGCGGGTGCTGGTGGCCGACGACGACCCTGGCTTTGCCGCCCTGGTTCGCCGCATACTGGAGGCCGAGGTTGGCCAGACGGTGGTGAGCGTGGCCTACTCCGGCGCCGAGGTGATGCAGAGTTTGTGCGGCGGAAGCTTCGACACCGTGCTTCTGGACCTGGTGATGCCGGAGATGGGCGGCCTGGAGGTGCTCGAGCAGGCGAGGGCCGATGCCAAGCTCTCCCAGACCAGGTTCATCATCACTACCGGCTCAGGCTACGCCGACGCGCTGGCCGGTCGGCAACCGCTGCGCCTGGAGCTGCTCAAGCAGCGCTCCGTCGACCGCGATGAGTTGGGGGAGTACGTGGCCGCCATGCTCAAGGCGTGCCCTCCTGACTACTCCCGTCCACCGTCTCCGATAGAGCAGCCAAGAGTTGCTCTTGCGACACCGGCTTCTTGA